In Dolichospermum flos-aquae CCAP 1403/13F, the following proteins share a genomic window:
- a CDS encoding S-layer homology domain-containing protein, translated as MKKLLGALTLITLLENSPIIAQEQSPDPIPVTSSEYIQKVVDSKLMDNFPDGKFYQDKLISRAELASILVKAFYLDKRAIIPEKKSLFIPDVPPSHWAYKDVQIVLKTDIMKGYRGNLFFPNQRVTRAEGLAIFAQAYGVFQFSEQTVNKILSLHPDAINIPDWARKAIATVIAEEFVNMDTQSNIYPQHPMTRGDLAYVLSKYLQRQQQESETPVIPSISPF; from the coding sequence ATGAAAAAATTACTCGGTGCATTGACTTTAATCACACTGCTCGAAAATTCCCCAATTATTGCCCAAGAACAATCACCAGATCCAATCCCTGTTACTAGTTCAGAGTATATCCAAAAGGTAGTTGATTCTAAGTTAATGGATAACTTTCCCGATGGTAAATTTTATCAGGATAAGTTAATTAGTCGTGCAGAATTAGCGTCAATTTTAGTGAAGGCATTTTATTTAGATAAACGGGCTATTATTCCTGAAAAAAAATCTCTATTTATCCCTGATGTTCCTCCTTCTCATTGGGCATATAAAGATGTTCAGATAGTTTTGAAAACTGATATTATGAAAGGTTATCGAGGAAATCTATTTTTCCCCAATCAAAGGGTTACTAGAGCCGAAGGTTTAGCGATTTTCGCCCAAGCTTATGGGGTTTTCCAATTTTCTGAGCAAACCGTTAATAAAATTCTTTCATTACATCCAGATGCTATAAATATACCTGATTGGGCTAGGAAAGCTATCGCTACAGTCATTGCTGAAGAATTTGTGAATATGGATACACAAAGTAATATTTACCCACAACACCCCATGACAAGAGGAGATTTAGCTTATGTGCTGAGTAAGTATTTACAACGTCAACAGCAGGAATCAGAAACACCTGTAATTCCCAGTATTTCTCCATTTTAA
- the rpiA gene encoding ribose-5-phosphate isomerase RpiA yields the protein MSIPADPVKLMKQEVGKAAANLVKSGSIVGLGTGSTTAYTIQYLGERLKSGELKDIVGIPTSFQSEVLAKEYGVPLTTLDAVDHIDIAIDGADEVDPHKNLIKGGGAAHTREKVVDYLATQFIVVVDGGKLVERLGSSFAVPVEVIPMALTPVTNAIKALGGKPELRMGVRKAGPVITDQGNMVLDVTFDSIDDPVNLEKTLNNIPGVLENGIFVNCADIVLVGEVIDGKPVVRQL from the coding sequence ATGTCCATACCAGCAGATCCAGTTAAATTGATGAAGCAAGAAGTTGGCAAAGCGGCCGCCAATTTAGTAAAATCCGGTTCAATAGTTGGTTTGGGTACAGGTTCAACCACAGCTTACACCATTCAGTATTTAGGAGAACGCCTCAAATCAGGGGAACTCAAAGATATTGTCGGTATCCCCACCTCATTTCAATCAGAAGTGTTAGCAAAAGAGTATGGCGTTCCCCTCACCACTTTAGACGCTGTAGACCATATTGATATTGCCATAGATGGGGCAGATGAGGTAGACCCCCACAAAAACTTGATTAAAGGTGGTGGTGCGGCACATACCCGCGAAAAAGTTGTAGATTACCTAGCAACACAGTTTATTGTCGTCGTTGATGGTGGTAAGTTAGTAGAGCGCTTGGGTTCTAGTTTCGCTGTACCAGTTGAAGTTATTCCTATGGCACTTACCCCCGTCACTAATGCCATTAAAGCACTTGGTGGTAAGCCAGAATTGCGGATGGGTGTGAGAAAAGCCGGACCTGTGATCACTGATCAAGGTAACATGGTTTTGGATGTCACATTCGATAGCATTGATGACCCTGTAAACCTGGAAAAAACCCTGAATAATATTCCTGGTGTTTTGGAAAATGGCATTTTCGTCAATTGTGCAGATATCGTGCTTGTTGGTGAAGTTATTGACGGTAAACCTGTAGTCAGACAACTTTAA
- a CDS encoding serine/threonine-protein kinase: protein MQSPITVGTILQNRYHIIHIIGQGGFGRTYLAEDQRRFNELCVLKELIAPGTGTSGGEKAQELFEREAAILYQIEHPQIPKFREKFAQNEKLFLVQDFVGGKTYRNLLRERQDVGTTFTEAEVLHLLRTLLPVLSYIHGQGIIHRDISPENMILRESDSLPVLIDFGVVKELATKLQSSSPTPVTTVGKLGYAPSEQMQTGRAYPSSDLYALAVTTIVLLTGKEPADLFDEQELIWNWQQWATVKPEFAQILQRMLSYLPGERYQSAADVTQALLNTGYSSQPAANLSHLQTIAIGHRPEPISKTSEKPQPSVNSGQSSSILDNAWALAGIGGVVIILAGFGSWTLVNSLKNQSRPATETITTPQSFPSPVIPSGTLLTPTPTPTVTNSEPVINRQRLRLDKSNKATIDGTLRENELVEYSLQGKVGEKLTVSVNENSGIVLTILTANGEIINTQDQQSTSYEGILANDGRYIIRLGLSGGVSEVNYSLNVALEAPIPTETPTPTETPTPTETPTPTTSPTPTETPTPTTSPTPTETPTPTETPTPTETPTPTETSTSGFNGTN from the coding sequence ATGCAATCACCGATTACAGTTGGTACTATCCTACAAAATCGTTACCACATAATTCACATTATTGGACAGGGGGGATTTGGTAGAACCTATCTAGCAGAAGACCAAAGACGCTTTAATGAACTTTGTGTGCTTAAAGAGTTAATTGCCCCAGGCACGGGAACATCCGGTGGAGAAAAGGCACAAGAGTTATTTGAACGAGAGGCTGCTATCTTGTATCAAATTGAGCATCCACAAATCCCCAAATTTCGGGAAAAATTTGCCCAAAACGAAAAGTTATTTTTGGTGCAAGATTTTGTGGGTGGTAAGACTTACCGGAATTTGCTCAGAGAACGCCAAGATGTTGGCACAACTTTTACTGAAGCAGAGGTATTGCATTTATTACGCACTTTGTTGCCTGTTCTTAGTTATATTCACGGTCAGGGAATTATTCATCGGGATATCTCCCCAGAGAATATGATTTTACGGGAAAGTGATTCCCTGCCTGTATTAATTGACTTTGGAGTAGTCAAGGAGTTAGCCACAAAATTACAATCCTCAAGCCCCACACCAGTAACTACTGTAGGTAAATTGGGTTATGCGCCTAGTGAGCAAATGCAAACGGGTAGGGCATATCCTAGTAGTGATTTGTATGCGTTGGCTGTGACGACGATAGTTTTGTTGACGGGGAAAGAACCCGCAGACTTATTTGATGAGCAGGAACTAATATGGAATTGGCAACAGTGGGCAACAGTAAAACCGGAATTCGCTCAAATTTTGCAGCGAATGTTGAGTTATCTGCCGGGGGAACGGTATCAAAGTGCCGCTGATGTTACTCAGGCACTGCTGAACACAGGCTATAGTAGTCAACCTGCTGCTAATTTATCTCATCTACAAACTATCGCTATCGGGCATCGTCCTGAACCGATATCAAAAACATCTGAAAAGCCGCAACCTTCAGTTAATTCTGGACAAAGTAGCTCTATTTTGGATAATGCTTGGGCGTTGGCAGGAATTGGCGGTGTTGTGATTATTTTAGCAGGGTTCGGTTCTTGGACTTTGGTGAATTCACTGAAAAATCAGTCTCGTCCAGCAACAGAAACAATCACAACCCCACAATCATTTCCGTCTCCAGTTATTCCTAGTGGGACATTATTAACACCAACTCCAACACCCACAGTAACTAATAGTGAACCTGTGATTAACCGTCAACGGCTGAGATTAGACAAATCTAACAAGGCGACAATTGACGGAACACTGAGGGAAAATGAATTGGTTGAATATAGTTTACAAGGTAAGGTTGGGGAAAAATTAACTGTGTCTGTAAATGAAAACAGTGGGATTGTACTGACGATTTTAACTGCTAATGGTGAAATCATTAATACTCAAGATCAACAATCTACTTCTTATGAAGGAATATTAGCTAATGATGGGAGATATATTATTCGATTAGGTTTGTCTGGGGGTGTTTCGGAGGTTAATTATAGTTTGAATGTAGCTTTAGAAGCACCAATACCAACGGAAACGCCAACTCCCACAGAAACGCCAACTCCGACGGAAACGCCAACCCCCACGACTTCCCCTACTCCCACAGAAACGCCAACTCCCACGACTTCCCCTACTCCCACAGAAACGCCAACTCCCACAGAAACGCCAACTCCCACAGAAACGCCAACTCCTACAGAAACGTCAACTTCAGGGTTTAATGGGACAAATTAA
- the bioD gene encoding dethiobiotin synthase, whose protein sequence is MNTLLIAGTDTDAGKTVVTAAIAAYWQKYYPQRSLGMMKPIQSGLGDRELYQTLFNLDQSPEEITPLYFQAPLAPPIAAAKENRQIDLAIVWRTLLALQKQRDFVLVESLGGLGSPITDELTVADLAGEWRLQTFLVVPVRLGAIAQAVANVALARQHKINLRGIILNCTQPRTKEEIADLTPPELIQSLTNIPILGYVPYLENPRDLEQLAKVAAALDWEIYCS, encoded by the coding sequence TTGAATACTTTACTGATTGCGGGAACTGATACGGATGCTGGTAAAACTGTTGTCACAGCAGCAATAGCCGCTTATTGGCAAAAATATTATCCCCAGCGTAGTTTGGGGATGATGAAGCCAATTCAATCGGGGTTGGGTGATAGGGAACTGTACCAAACTCTGTTTAATTTGGACCAGTCACCAGAAGAAATTACACCTTTGTATTTTCAAGCCCCTTTAGCCCCTCCCATAGCTGCGGCGAAGGAAAATCGTCAAATTGATTTAGCGATAGTTTGGCGAACTTTGTTGGCTTTGCAGAAACAACGTGATTTTGTGTTGGTGGAATCTTTGGGGGGTTTGGGTTCACCGATTACTGATGAGTTGACGGTGGCTGATTTGGCGGGTGAATGGCGATTACAGACTTTTTTGGTGGTGCCGGTCAGATTGGGGGCGATCGCTCAGGCTGTTGCTAATGTAGCATTAGCTAGGCAACATAAAATCAATCTGCGCGGAATTATTCTTAATTGCACCCAACCCCGCACCAAGGAAGAAATTGCTGATTTAACACCACCAGAGTTAATTCAATCATTGACAAATATTCCCATTTTAGGTTATGTTCCCTATCTGGAAAATCCCAGAGATTTGGAACAACTTGCAAAAGTTGCTGCGGCTTTAGATTGGGAAATATATTGTAGCTAA
- a CDS encoding M20 family metallopeptidase has protein sequence MVSTFPLASTVNLKNVRLAIRALQPQLVEWRRQIHQKPELGFQEKITAEFIAEKLQSWGIAHQTGIAETGIVAIIKGEKSGHGKVLAIRADMDALPIQEENEVPYCSQHDGVMHACGHDGHTAIALGTAYYLNQHRQDFSGTVKIIFQPAEEGPGGAKPMIAAGVLKNPDVDAIIGLHLWNNLPLATVGVRAGALMAAVELFRCTIFGKGGHGAIPQQTVDSIVVAAQIVNALQTIVSRNINPIDAAVVTVGELHAGTAVNVIADTARMGGTVRYFNPDLAGFFKDRIQQIVGGICQSHGANYDLDYIHLYPPVINDAEIAALVRSVAEEVIETPLGIVPECQTMGGEDMSFFLQEVPGCYFFLGSANPEKKLDYPHHHPRFDFDETALPIGVEMFVRCVNKFLA, from the coding sequence ATGGTTTCTACATTTCCTTTGGCTTCAACGGTAAATCTTAAAAATGTGCGGTTAGCAATTCGGGCTTTGCAACCGCAATTAGTAGAGTGGAGAAGACAAATTCACCAAAAACCAGAATTAGGTTTTCAGGAAAAAATTACCGCTGAGTTTATTGCCGAAAAGTTGCAAAGTTGGGGAATTGCACATCAAACAGGTATTGCAGAAACGGGAATTGTGGCGATTATTAAAGGTGAAAAATCTGGGCATGGTAAAGTATTAGCAATACGGGCGGATATGGATGCTTTACCTATTCAAGAAGAGAATGAAGTTCCCTATTGTTCTCAACATGATGGTGTGATGCACGCTTGTGGACATGATGGACATACAGCGATCGCTCTCGGTACGGCATATTACCTCAATCAACACCGACAAGACTTTAGTGGCACAGTAAAAATTATCTTCCAACCCGCCGAAGAAGGTCCTGGTGGGGCAAAACCGATGATCGCAGCAGGTGTATTGAAGAACCCTGATGTTGATGCCATTATCGGTTTACACTTATGGAATAATCTGCCATTGGCAACTGTGGGAGTCCGCGCTGGGGCATTAATGGCCGCTGTAGAATTGTTTCGTTGCACCATTTTTGGTAAAGGTGGACATGGGGCAATTCCTCAGCAAACAGTAGATTCTATCGTGGTAGCGGCGCAAATAGTCAATGCTTTACAAACTATTGTTTCCCGTAATATTAACCCCATTGATGCGGCTGTGGTGACAGTGGGAGAACTCCACGCCGGCACAGCAGTTAATGTGATTGCTGATACCGCAAGAATGGGTGGGACAGTGAGATATTTTAATCCTGATTTAGCAGGTTTTTTTAAAGACCGCATTCAACAAATTGTTGGGGGAATTTGTCAAAGTCACGGTGCAAATTATGACTTAGATTATATTCATCTTTATCCACCAGTTATCAATGATGCGGAAATCGCGGCATTAGTTCGTTCAGTTGCAGAGGAAGTGATAGAAACCCCCCTTGGTATCGTTCCTGAGTGTCAAACAATGGGTGGGGAAGATATGTCATTTTTCTTGCAAGAAGTTCCCGGTTGTTACTTTTTTCTTGGTTCTGCAAATCCAGAGAAAAAATTAGATTATCCTCATCATCATCCCCGATTTGATTTTGATGAAACGGCTTTACCAATAGGTGTGGAAATGTTTGTTCGCTGTGTAAACAAGTTTTTGGCTTAA